A single region of the Methanococcoides sp. AM1 genome encodes:
- a CDS encoding TrmB family transcriptional regulator: MDKKLLANIGLNKYESSVYCTLLKKRELEASKLSQLSRVPIGKIYEILKDLNKYGLVEIQPSRPRKYRAVDPKIAFELMYKRREEEALNELKLLKETFAEIERQLSNGDSPKHVETIFWPDEFHDNELKEMVNSFFEDIEHDICVVTPLKYKPGVSEQYDDSISIFSKAYLNLAQRGIHVKILDSYSQLLPSIKELINSIEDESVKSNFQKFMEIRILETKHDFVIFDSKTIFLDIEDQINMGTSLGMTQIHDESYTKRFKAKFDDLWAKGKRFNFT; the protein is encoded by the coding sequence ATGGATAAAAAGTTACTTGCAAACATCGGTTTAAACAAATATGAGAGCTCTGTTTACTGTACGCTTTTGAAAAAAAGAGAGCTGGAAGCAAGCAAATTGTCGCAGTTATCACGAGTTCCCATTGGAAAGATCTATGAGATTTTGAAGGATTTGAACAAGTATGGCCTTGTGGAGATCCAACCTTCAAGGCCACGAAAATACAGGGCTGTTGATCCGAAAATTGCTTTTGAACTCATGTACAAAAGAAGAGAAGAAGAAGCACTCAATGAGCTCAAACTACTCAAGGAAACATTTGCTGAAATTGAACGGCAACTTTCCAATGGCGATTCTCCAAAGCATGTTGAAACAATATTCTGGCCCGACGAGTTCCATGATAATGAACTAAAAGAGATGGTGAATTCATTTTTTGAGGATATTGAGCATGACATATGTGTTGTTACTCCCCTTAAGTATAAGCCAGGAGTATCAGAACAATATGATGATTCAATATCAATATTCAGCAAAGCTTACTTAAATTTGGCACAACGTGGCATTCATGTTAAAATTCTAGATTCCTACTCTCAACTGTTGCCGTCAATAAAAGAACTTATTAATTCAATAGAAGATGAATCAGTCAAAAGTAATTTTCAGAAATTCATGGAAATAAGAATTTTGGAAACAAAGCATGATTTTGTAATCTTTGATTCAAAGACTATCTTTCTTGATATTGAAGATCAGATTAATATGGGTACTAGTCTCGGTATGACGCAAATTCATGATGAGTCATATACAAAGCGTTTCAAGGCTAAATTCGACGACCTCTGGGCTAAGGGGAAGCGATTCAATTTCACATAA
- a CDS encoding argininosuccinate synthase: MSKKVVLAYSGGLDTSICIPLLKEEYGYDEVITVAVDVGQPKEDVAQAEEKAKKISDLHFTLDVREEFVNDYIFPLIRANGDYEGYVMGTSIARPLIAKKVVEIAEQEGAVALAHGCTGKGNDQLRFEAVFRLTDMDVIAPMREMNLTREWEIEYAKEHGIPVGVTTAKPWSVDENIWSRSIEGGKLEDPGYIPPEEIYKWTASPEDAPDAQTIVIGFENGVPVSLDGEKMDGVELIEKMNVIAGTHGVGRTDMIEDRVLGLKARENYEHPAATVLLAAHKDLEKLVLTRSELKFKAMVDEQWSELAYYGLVDEPLYDDLNAFIDKTQVRVNGTVTMKLYKGSLTILARTSPAALYSEELVSFDGTSIDQKDAEGFAKYHGFQARLFRKFVDKN, translated from the coding sequence ATGTCAAAGAAAGTAGTACTTGCTTATTCCGGAGGACTGGACACATCTATCTGTATCCCTCTCCTCAAAGAAGAATACGGATACGACGAGGTCATAACCGTAGCAGTCGATGTGGGACAGCCAAAGGAAGATGTCGCACAGGCAGAAGAGAAGGCAAAGAAGATCAGTGACCTTCATTTCACCCTTGATGTTCGCGAGGAGTTCGTGAACGATTACATCTTCCCTCTTATCAGAGCCAATGGTGACTACGAAGGCTATGTAATGGGAACATCCATTGCACGCCCGCTTATCGCCAAGAAGGTCGTCGAGATCGCAGAGCAGGAAGGTGCTGTTGCACTTGCTCACGGTTGTACAGGCAAAGGAAACGACCAGCTTCGTTTCGAGGCTGTTTTCAGGCTCACTGATATGGATGTTATCGCACCTATGAGAGAGATGAACCTGACCCGTGAATGGGAGATCGAATACGCAAAAGAACATGGCATCCCAGTAGGTGTCACAACTGCAAAACCATGGAGCGTTGACGAGAACATCTGGAGCAGAAGCATTGAAGGCGGAAAGCTCGAAGACCCCGGATACATCCCACCTGAGGAGATCTACAAGTGGACAGCTTCACCTGAAGATGCACCTGATGCACAGACCATCGTGATCGGTTTCGAGAACGGTGTGCCGGTATCACTTGATGGTGAGAAGATGGACGGTGTTGAGCTCATTGAGAAGATGAACGTCATTGCAGGCACCCACGGTGTCGGACGTACTGACATGATCGAAGACCGTGTCCTCGGACTCAAAGCACGTGAGAACTACGAGCACCCTGCAGCAACCGTACTCCTTGCAGCACACAAGGACCTTGAAAAACTGGTACTCACCCGCTCTGAACTCAAGTTCAAGGCAATGGTAGATGAACAGTGGTCTGAGCTTGCATACTACGGTCTTGTGGACGAACCACTCTACGATGACCTGAATGCGTTCATTGACAAGACACAGGTACGTGTCAACGGTACTGTTACCATGAAACTGTACAAGGGAAGCCTCACAATTCTTGCAAGGACATCCCCGGCTGCACTTTATTCAGAAGAACTTGTATCCTTTGATGGAACAAGCATTGACCAGAAGGACGCCGAAGGATTTGCAAAATACCACGGATTCCAGGCACGCCTGTTCAGGAAGTTCGTTGATAAGAACTAA
- the carB gene encoding carbamoyl-phosphate synthase large subunit — protein sequence MAKRTDIKKILLIGSGPIMIGQGAEFDFSGSQACRSLREEGYEVVLVNSNPATIMTDPEMADAVYIEPLEAKIIAKIIEKERPDGIIAGIGGQTGLNLTSELADLGVFEKFNVELLGTSLEAIKNTEDRELFKKKMEEIGEKVPRSVAVSTLKEAEALIEELGLPLIIRPAYTLGGAGGGIAYTREQLLEISERGLRRSRINQVLIEESVLGWKEFEYEVMRDSNDTCIVICNMENLDPMGVHTGESIVVTPSQTLNDIEHQMLRTAAIKIIRALGIEGGCNIQFAAKDGEYRIVEVNPRVSRSSALASKATGYPIARVTAKIAIGMTLDQILNDVTKKTPASFEPTIDYVVTKIPRWPFDKFVTADKTLTTAMKSTGEVMSIGRTIEESLQKAVRSLDIGMKFGSKTWDQAETKTLLKTPTSERLFVIFDALKNGMSVEEVSELSGYDIFFVTKINNIVEMEKELGNRLFAGEPDIEMLRSAKQMGFTDDRIAELTGKSREEINDLRRENISATYKMVDTCAAEFAAETPYYYSCYETMCEDQPTDRKKILILGAGPIRIGQGIEFDYCTVHAVTAIRDEGLEAHIINNNPETVSTDYDTSDKLFFEPLTLEDVMNVIDREKPYGVLVQFGGQTSVNLALPLQKELDRRDDIDTIILGTSPEDIDMAEDREKFNLMMSEIDVAQPEAGYATSQEDAIEIATRIGYPVLVRPSYVLGGRAMEIVYEQSDLERYMREAVRVSPEHPILIDDFLEGAIEIDVDAVCDGKDVLIGAIMEHIEEAGVHSGDSACVIPPYSLSEETLATVRDYTRKIALVLNVKGLINIQMAEQNGKVYVLEANPRSSRTIPFVSKAVGVPLAKIAAQVIIGHTLEDLGYTELDETAVKHYSVKEVLLPFDKLPGADPVLSPEMKSTGEVMGVDYDFGRAFFKAQISADNILPLSGYVFMSIRQNDKEAFVETARKMQDAGLKLIGTKGTVNFLAEKGINMEAVMKVHEGSPNVIDMMRRDEVALIVNTPTGRQSRKDGYTIRRAAVDFKVPYITTIQSAKAAADAIVSMKEGDLAIKSINEYHKEIVRN from the coding sequence ATGGCAAAACGAACAGATATTAAAAAGATCCTGCTGATAGGCTCCGGACCGATCATGATCGGACAGGGAGCAGAATTCGATTTCTCAGGAAGCCAGGCTTGCAGGTCATTAAGAGAAGAAGGATATGAAGTAGTCCTTGTAAACTCCAATCCGGCAACCATAATGACAGATCCGGAGATGGCAGATGCTGTTTACATTGAACCCCTTGAAGCAAAGATAATCGCAAAGATAATCGAGAAGGAACGCCCCGACGGTATCATTGCAGGTATTGGTGGTCAGACCGGACTAAACCTTACAAGTGAGCTTGCTGATCTGGGAGTTTTCGAAAAGTTCAATGTCGAACTGCTTGGAACATCCCTTGAGGCCATCAAGAACACCGAGGACCGTGAGCTTTTCAAGAAGAAGATGGAAGAGATTGGGGAAAAGGTCCCGAGAAGTGTGGCAGTTTCCACACTGAAAGAAGCTGAAGCGCTCATTGAAGAGCTCGGACTTCCACTTATCATTCGTCCCGCATACACCCTTGGTGGTGCCGGTGGCGGTATCGCATACACAAGAGAACAGCTTCTCGAGATCAGTGAAAGAGGACTGCGCCGCAGCAGGATCAATCAAGTGCTTATCGAAGAGAGCGTACTTGGCTGGAAAGAGTTCGAATACGAGGTCATGCGTGACTCCAATGATACATGTATCGTTATCTGTAACATGGAGAATCTTGATCCAATGGGAGTTCACACCGGTGAATCCATTGTTGTAACACCATCCCAGACACTGAACGATATCGAACACCAGATGCTGAGGACAGCAGCTATCAAGATCATCCGTGCTTTAGGAATTGAAGGTGGATGTAACATCCAGTTCGCTGCAAAAGACGGTGAATACAGGATCGTAGAGGTCAACCCGCGTGTTTCAAGATCATCAGCCCTTGCATCAAAGGCAACAGGTTACCCGATCGCCAGGGTAACGGCTAAGATCGCTATCGGCATGACACTGGACCAGATCCTCAACGATGTCACAAAGAAGACACCTGCATCCTTTGAGCCTACCATTGACTACGTAGTTACAAAGATCCCAAGGTGGCCTTTCGACAAGTTCGTGACCGCGGACAAGACATTGACAACCGCTATGAAGAGTACCGGTGAGGTCATGTCCATCGGACGCACCATCGAGGAATCACTCCAGAAAGCAGTCCGTTCCCTTGATATCGGAATGAAGTTCGGAAGCAAGACATGGGATCAGGCAGAAACCAAAACCCTGCTAAAAACACCTACCAGTGAGAGGCTTTTCGTTATCTTCGATGCATTGAAGAATGGTATGAGCGTTGAAGAGGTCTCGGAACTCTCAGGTTATGATATATTCTTCGTAACAAAGATCAACAACATCGTCGAGATGGAGAAAGAACTTGGGAACAGGCTTTTCGCAGGTGAGCCGGACATTGAGATGCTCAGGTCTGCCAAGCAGATGGGATTCACCGATGACAGGATCGCAGAACTCACAGGCAAGAGCCGCGAGGAGATCAATGACCTTCGCCGTGAGAACATCAGTGCTACCTACAAGATGGTAGATACCTGTGCTGCAGAGTTCGCTGCAGAGACTCCTTACTATTATTCATGCTACGAGACCATGTGCGAAGACCAGCCAACCGACAGGAAGAAGATCCTGATCCTTGGTGCAGGTCCGATACGAATTGGTCAGGGTATCGAGTTCGACTACTGTACTGTCCACGCTGTCACAGCTATCCGTGATGAAGGTCTTGAGGCACATATCATCAACAATAACCCTGAGACGGTATCAACTGACTACGATACATCCGATAAGCTGTTCTTTGAGCCTCTGACACTCGAGGACGTCATGAACGTTATCGACCGTGAGAAACCATACGGAGTGCTTGTCCAGTTCGGTGGACAGACATCTGTCAACCTTGCATTACCACTCCAGAAAGAGCTCGATCGTCGTGACGACATCGATACGATAATTCTCGGAACATCTCCGGAAGACATCGACATGGCAGAGGACAGGGAGAAGTTCAACCTGATGATGAGCGAGATTGACGTTGCACAGCCGGAAGCAGGTTATGCAACATCCCAGGAAGATGCTATTGAGATCGCAACACGCATCGGATATCCTGTGCTTGTCAGGCCATCATACGTTCTCGGTGGACGTGCAATGGAGATCGTCTATGAGCAGTCAGACCTTGAACGCTATATGAGAGAAGCAGTACGTGTATCCCCTGAACACCCGATACTTATCGATGACTTCCTTGAAGGCGCGATCGAGATCGATGTGGATGCTGTCTGTGACGGCAAGGACGTGCTTATCGGTGCTATCATGGAACACATCGAAGAAGCAGGCGTACACTCCGGCGACTCTGCATGCGTGATCCCGCCATACTCACTCTCCGAAGAAACACTTGCCACAGTACGTGATTATACCCGCAAGATCGCACTTGTGCTCAATGTTAAGGGACTTATCAACATACAGATGGCAGAGCAGAATGGCAAGGTCTATGTGCTTGAAGCAAACCCACGTTCCAGCCGAACGATCCCATTCGTATCAAAAGCTGTAGGAGTTCCACTTGCCAAAATAGCTGCCCAGGTCATAATCGGACATACACTTGAAGACCTTGGTTATACAGAACTTGATGAGACAGCTGTAAAGCATTACTCCGTCAAGGAAGTATTACTTCCATTCGACAAATTGCCAGGTGCAGACCCTGTGCTCAGCCCTGAAATGAAGAGTACCGGAGAGGTCATGGGAGTTGACTATGATTTCGGACGTGCTTTCTTCAAGGCACAGATCAGTGCAGACAATATACTGCCACTTAGCGGTTACGTTTTCATGTCCATCAGACAGAACGACAAGGAAGCTTTTGTTGAAACCGCCCGCAAGATGCAGGATGCAGGGCTTAAGCTCATCGGTACCAAAGGTACTGTGAACTTTTTGGCCGAGAAAGGCATCAATATGGAAGCGGTGATGAAAGTGCATGAAGGCAGCCCTAATGTCATCGATATGATGCGCAGGGATGAGGTCGCACTCATTGTGAACACGCCAACAGGAAGGCAGTCACGAAAGGACGGATACACTATCCGCCGTGCAGCAGTGGACTTCAAGGTGCCGTATATCACCACGATCCAGTCTGCAAAAGCTGCGGCTGATGCTATTGTCTCAATGAAGGAAGGAGACCTTGCCATCAAGTCCATCAATGAATATCACAAAGAGATCGTCAGGAACTAA
- the carA gene encoding glutamine-hydrolyzing carbamoyl-phosphate synthase small subunit gives MMAAVIGLEDGTILKGTGFGAEGIVCGELVFTTQYTGYEESLTDPSYTGQILMFTYPLIGNYGVNKETFQSDGVKAEGLVVREACPSPSHHLSTRNIYKLMEDEGKPGISGIDTRMLTIGTREHGTMRAALINGSDDGEEAVRLAREQPDISTLDLISRVTCKEPYTIESQVKTADKKHVVLFDLGMKKNISLSLLRRGVDVTVVPANTPTSVIEDYNPDLLFLSNGPGDPQNAQNAIDVVKDLAGTMPISGICLGHQVISRALGADTYKLKFGHRGANQPVKDLESGIVHITSQNHGFAVEGDSFDDTDVTVTQINTNDNTVEGIEHNDLDIFSVQYHPEAHAGPRDTEKIFFGKVMKAMGGRI, from the coding sequence ATGATGGCTGCAGTAATAGGATTAGAAGATGGAACAATTTTAAAAGGTACTGGTTTTGGTGCCGAAGGTATCGTTTGCGGAGAACTTGTTTTTACTACCCAGTACACAGGATATGAGGAGTCTCTTACAGACCCGTCCTATACTGGTCAGATATTAATGTTCACGTACCCTTTGATAGGGAACTATGGTGTCAATAAGGAAACTTTCCAGTCAGATGGCGTAAAGGCCGAAGGTCTTGTGGTAAGGGAAGCCTGTCCTTCTCCAAGTCACCACCTTTCCACACGTAATATCTACAAATTAATGGAAGATGAAGGTAAGCCGGGAATTTCCGGAATTGATACCCGTATGCTTACTATAGGTACCAGAGAACATGGTACCATGCGTGCTGCATTGATAAACGGCAGCGATGATGGTGAAGAAGCTGTCAGGCTGGCAAGGGAACAGCCCGACATCTCAACCCTTGACCTTATTTCCAGGGTCACCTGCAAAGAGCCATACACAATAGAAAGTCAGGTAAAGACCGCTGACAAAAAACACGTTGTGCTCTTTGATCTTGGTATGAAAAAGAACATCTCTTTAAGTCTTCTGAGAAGAGGCGTAGATGTTACAGTAGTGCCTGCCAACACACCTACTTCTGTGATCGAGGATTACAACCCTGATCTGCTTTTCCTTTCCAATGGGCCGGGAGATCCACAGAATGCACAGAATGCTATTGATGTTGTCAAGGATCTGGCAGGAACAATGCCAATATCAGGTATCTGCCTTGGACACCAGGTCATCTCAAGAGCACTTGGAGCAGATACATACAAGCTCAAATTCGGACACCGCGGAGCAAACCAGCCGGTAAAGGATCTGGAATCCGGAATTGTCCACATAACATCACAGAATCACGGATTTGCTGTTGAAGGTGACTCATTCGATGATACAGATGTGACTGTTACACAGATCAACACTAATGATAATACAGTAGAGGGTATCGAACACAACGATCTTGACATCTTCAGTGTCCAGTACCATCCGGAAGCACATGCCGGACCAAGGGACACGGAGAAAATATTCTTTGGAAAGGTCATGAAAGCTATGGGAGGCAGGATATAA